A genome region from Macrotis lagotis isolate mMagLag1 chromosome 4, bilby.v1.9.chrom.fasta, whole genome shotgun sequence includes the following:
- the R3HCC1L gene encoding coiled-coil domain-containing protein R3HCC1L produces the protein MQPDVERCRPRARKPDMALYVPKARRGSVLPLPSHQEVSCSHLNAVVKHTPEESHLMSKNDVFRVSSELQRPISNPIRQEHKARDGKRPNSKSKKGTYLKERNRGKFHTQKGTPEFKELFSKNQQKIPNPSSFSKVPSQIHFKPKKEENAMDSQTSNMKIPQRLLISQSSVETSETQASSKPFQSMKLCHFRKGEPSGMSYAEDDLKNSVSIDCKVVEMGFSSQFSDELVGGCSFLNPNHVLVPEQLNPPSAIVQDLIHTAGNIPKPNTEAIKNIAIQGSPEGVTNQACTDNEPKNVSDLSDAVFLSGPADILDQPCVGSPGDGEPPSDHMHIVNMSENAKDIVAPICRSGESEKNGGDLADEAHISYEPDHLRDSFDETSTGSELDGDSDLPSQACMSTADGISDETCVGSTSPAVGGITEQTCSSINSFLDCMGISSYITPLLVTNSLECGNENSSSLTVCPDGYPEEISCSYQEPMGGLTKGSSDCASLLPIMKEAASNHGSCLDSELCIVNRVEMLSNKTLSSDLDWADDITESLNNLQTGEEFKTGEEDVSGKTDSTPSSDRQLELKASHPSSSDETAPTEESWDSMFNDDGDCLDPRLLEELSGSSKNRKSLQEPRFDYYNYEPPELDISDCELPHVIEIYDFPQEFRTEDLLRVFCSYQKKGFDIKWVDDTHALGVFSSPITARDALNTKHMMVKIRPLSQATRAAKAKARACAEFLQPAKARPETSAALARRLVISALGVRSPRTKAERDAELKKLQEARERKRLEAKQREDIWEGRDQATV, from the exons ATGCAGCCTGATGTTGAGAGATGCAGACCTCGGGCCAGAAAACCAGATATGGCCCTTTATGTACCCAAAGCTCGAAGAGGTTCAGTGCTTCCCTTACCAAGTCATCAGGAAGTGAGCTGTAGTCATCTGAATGCTGTAGTGAAGCACACGCCAGAAGAGAGCCATCTGATGTCAAAGAATGATGTCTTCAGAGTCAGTTCTGAACTTCAAAGACCTATTAGTAATCCTATCAGACAAGAGCACAAGGCCAGGGATGGAAAGAGACCtaattcaaaatcaaaaaaaggcacatacttgaaagaaagaaacagaggaaaattCCATACTCAAAAGGGAACTCCAGAGTTCAAAGAATTGTTCAGCAAAAATCAACAAAAGATCCCAAATCCTAGTAGTTTTTCCAAAGTACCTTCACAAATACATTTTaaaccaaagaaagaagagaatgccATGGATTCCCAAACTAGCAATATGAAAATACCACAAAGATTACTTATATCACAATCTAGTGTAGAAACCTCTGAGACTCAGGCATCCAGTAAACCATTCCAAAGTATGAAATTATGTCATTTCAGAAAGGGAGAACCAAGTGGGATGAGTTATGCAGAAGACGACTTGAAAAACAGTGTTAGTATTGATTGTAAGGTAGTAGAGATGGGTTTCAGttctcagttttcagatgagCTAGTAGGTGGTTGTTCTTTTTTGAATCCTAACCATGTGTTGGTACCTGAACAGCTAAACCCACCTTCTGCAATTGTACAAGACCTTATCCATACAGCAGGTAATATACCAAAGCCCAACACTGAAGCCATAAAGAACATAGCCATTCAAGGGAGCCCAGAGGGTGTCACCAATCAAGCCTGCACAGACAACGAACCTAAGAATGTCAGTGACCTCAGTGATGCAGTGTTCCTCAGCGGTCCAGCTGACATCTTGGATCAGCCATGTGTGGGAAGCCCTGGGGATGGGGAACCTCCCTCTGACCACATGCACATAGTCAATATGTCAGAGAATGCCAAAGATATTGTGGCTCCCATATGCAGAAGTGGAGAGTCTGAGAAGAATGGTGGTGACCTTGCTGATGAGGCACATATAAGCTATGAACCTGATCATTTAAGGGACTCTTTTGATGAAACCTCTACAGGTAGTGAGCTGGATGGTGACAGTGACCTCCCTAGCCAGGCATGTATGAGCACTGCAGACGGAATTTCTGATGAGACATGTGTGGGCAGTACCTCACCAGCTGTGGGTGGAATCACTGAACAGACTTGTAGCAGCATAAACAGTTTTCTCGACTGTATGGGAATAAGTTCTTACATAACCCCTCTTCTAGTAACTAACAGCTTAGAGTGTGGGAATGAAAACTCAAGTAGCCTGACAGTTTGTCCAGATGGTTACCCTGAAGAGATTTCATGCAGTTATCAAGAGCCAATGGGAGGACTCACAAAAGGCTCGTCAGATTGTGCCTCTTTATTACCTATAATGAAGGAAGCAGCCAGCAATCATGGTTCCTGTTTAGACTCTGAACTCTGTATAGTAAATAGAGTAGAAATGCTTTCCAACAAGACCTTGAGCAGTGATCTGGATTGGGCAGATGACATTACAGAGTCTTTGAACAATCTTCAAACTGGTGAAGAGTTCAAAACAGGTGAGGAAGATGTCTCTGGGAAAACAGACTCTACCCCATCTTCAGACAGACAATTGGAATTGAAAGCTTCTCATCCTTCCTCCAGTGATGAAACTGCTCCTACAGAGGAGAGCTGGGATTCTATGTTTAATGATGATGGAGATTGTTTAGATCCACGCCTTCTAGAAGAG tTATCGGGGAGTTCGAAGAACAGGAAGAGTCTCCAGGAACCTAGATTTGATTATTACAACTATGAACCTCCTGAGCTTGACATCAGCGATTGTGAACTTCCTCATGTCATTGAAATCTATGACTTCCCTCAGGAGTTTCGCACCGAAGACCTCCTACGTGTCTTCTGCAGCTATCA aaaaaaaggatttgatATTAAATGGGTGGATGACACGCATGCTCTTGGAGTCTTCTCCAGTCCAATTACAG CTCGTGATGCCCTGAACACTAAGCACATGATGGTGAAGATTCGGCCACTGTCTCAGGCCACCAGAGCCGCCAAAGCCAAAGCCAGAGCTTGTGCTG AGTTTCTCCAGCCGGCCAAGGCCCGTCCAGAGACTTCGGCTGCCCTGGCCCGAAGGCTGGTCATCAGTGCCCTTGGGGTGCGGAGTCCGCGGACCAAAGCAGAACGGGATGCTGAGCTCAAGAAGCTGCAGGAAGCCCGTG